A single Caldisalinibacter kiritimatiensis DNA region contains:
- the recN gene encoding DNA repair protein RecN, whose protein sequence is MLLELNIKNFVIIDELNISFDKGFNVFTGETGAGKSIIIDAMNIVLGGRATKEFVRTGEEKAAIDALFNISKINGIEEILEELGIDKEQDNTLLISRQIYNTGRSIARINGRTVTLSMLKKLTSKLVDIHGQHEHQSLLSPEKHVEFIDSLGSNNIRKIKNEIVYWYDKLKDKKKSLESLSSDDMERERKIDLLKFQIEEIDNANLKTNEEEELIGEYKALSNTEDIIKTVGLINEMLCSDNYRNDSVIDRLSKISSLLTNIAKYDNKLDKYLELINDILYQLQDISIEFRNYQDNINYDEERLKFLENRIELINNLKRKYGQDIKEIIKYKENIEKELDFIINSEKEIKNLKDEIKEIENILDDLCKKLTIERKKVGKQLEINIINELKEMNLKNVIFKIKYDKFNYFTRNGIDKIEFLISTNPGEPLRPLSKIVSGGEMSRIMLSFKNILAEVDNIHCLVFDEIDTGISGRTAQIVAEKISKIAKTHQILCVTHLPQIASMADSHFLIEKNVKESKTVTSVHKLDYEERIDEMSRLLGGVNLTDTTRKHAEEMLKLTKVCKNSL, encoded by the coding sequence ATGCTCCTAGAACTAAATATAAAAAATTTTGTTATAATAGATGAACTAAATATTTCTTTTGATAAAGGTTTTAATGTTTTTACAGGTGAAACTGGTGCTGGTAAATCTATTATAATTGATGCCATGAATATAGTTTTAGGAGGTAGAGCTACTAAGGAATTTGTTAGAACAGGTGAAGAAAAAGCAGCTATAGATGCATTGTTTAATATAAGTAAAATAAATGGTATCGAAGAAATATTAGAAGAACTAGGTATAGACAAAGAACAAGATAATACTTTATTAATATCTAGACAAATTTATAATACTGGTAGAAGTATAGCAAGAATTAACGGTAGAACAGTAACGTTATCTATGCTGAAAAAGTTAACAAGTAAATTAGTTGACATACATGGGCAACATGAGCATCAATCTTTACTGTCACCTGAAAAGCATGTAGAGTTTATAGATTCATTAGGTTCAAATAATATACGTAAAATAAAAAATGAAATTGTTTATTGGTATGATAAGTTAAAAGATAAAAAGAAAAGTTTAGAATCATTATCATCAGACGATATGGAGAGAGAACGGAAGATTGATTTATTAAAATTTCAGATTGAAGAGATAGATAATGCTAATCTTAAAACCAATGAAGAAGAAGAATTAATAGGCGAGTATAAAGCTCTCTCTAATACAGAAGATATAATAAAGACTGTAGGATTAATAAATGAGATGTTATGTTCAGATAATTATAGAAATGACTCAGTAATAGATAGATTAAGTAAAATATCAAGCTTGTTGACTAATATTGCTAAATATGATAATAAATTAGATAAATATTTGGAATTGATAAATGATATTTTGTATCAATTACAAGATATTTCTATAGAATTTAGAAATTATCAAGATAATATTAATTATGATGAAGAAAGATTAAAATTTTTAGAAAACAGGATAGAGTTAATAAATAACTTAAAAAGAAAATATGGACAAGATATCAAAGAAATAATAAAATATAAAGAAAATATTGAAAAAGAACTAGATTTTATAATTAATAGCGAAAAAGAAATAAAAAATTTAAAAGATGAAATAAAAGAGATTGAGAATATATTAGACGATTTATGTAAAAAACTAACTATTGAAAGGAAAAAAGTTGGAAAGCAATTAGAGATAAATATTATTAACGAACTTAAAGAAATGAACCTTAAAAATGTAATTTTTAAAATCAAATATGATAAATTTAACTATTTCACAAGAAATGGTATAGATAAAATAGAATTTTTAATTTCTACAAATCCTGGAGAACCTTTAAGACCACTTTCAAAAATTGTTTCTGGTGGAGAAATGTCAAGAATTATGTTATCATTTAAGAATATTTTAGCTGAAGTAGATAATATACACTGTTTGGTGTTTGATGAAATAGATACTGGAATAAGTGGTAGGACAGCTCAAATAGTAGCAGAAAAGATTTCTAAAATCGCAAAAACTCATCAAATTTTATGTGTTACTCATTTACCACAAATCGCATCTATGGCAGATAGCCATTTCTTAATTGAAAAAAATGTTAAAGAAAGTAAGACTGTTACTAGTGTACATAAATTAGATTATGAAGAAAGAATAGATGAAATGTCTAGATTATTAGGAGGAGTAAATTTAACAGATACTACTAGAAAACATGCTGAAGAGATGCTGAAACTGACGAAAGTGTGCAAAAATAGCTTATAA
- a CDS encoding arginine repressor — translation MKKYARQSKILELIDDKEIETQEELADNLKDLGIDVTQATISRDIKELRLVKVLSKSGKYKYAPMGHKTEGISERLIKIFENSVLSIEKAGNLLVIKTLPGAAQICGSAIDSLSVEEIVGTIAGDDTIFVAISNIDKVDNILDLFNNILDNGGI, via the coding sequence ATGAAAAAGTACGCTAGACAATCAAAAATATTGGAGTTGATAGATGATAAAGAAATAGAAACACAAGAGGAATTAGCAGATAATTTGAAAGATTTAGGAATAGATGTAACACAAGCTACTATATCTAGAGACATTAAAGAACTTAGATTAGTTAAAGTACTATCTAAGAGTGGAAAATATAAATATGCACCTATGGGTCATAAAACTGAGGGAATAAGTGAAAGACTTATTAAAATATTTGAAAATTCAGTATTATCGATAGAAAAAGCAGGAAACTTACTAGTAATAAAAACACTGCCTGGTGCTGCACAGATTTGTGGATCAGCGATTGATTCATTAAGTGTTGAAGAAATTGTAGGTACAATTGCTGGTGATGATACTATATTTGTTGCAATCAGTAATATTGATAAGGTAGATAATATTTTAGATTTATTTAATAATATTTTAGATAATGGAGGTATCTAA
- a CDS encoding TlyA family RNA methyltransferase, translating to MVYIDNRRVEKPGTKVDVMKDIKLKGNSIPYVGRGGLKLEKAINEFSLTVENKVAIDIGASTGGFTDCMLQNGAKKVYAIDVGYGQLAWKLRKDERVIPIERTNIRYATKDTTGELADFISIDVSFISLRLVLPVAKELSNENADIIALIKPQFEAGREKVGKKGIVRDINVHREVIYSINEFCSSIDLSIKDLTYSPIRGTGGNIEYLTHIVKNDVKNNDIENLIEKVVAQSHKEL from the coding sequence ATGGTCTATATAGATAACAGAAGAGTAGAAAAACCTGGAACTAAAGTTGATGTAATGAAGGATATAAAGCTTAAAGGTAATTCGATACCTTATGTTGGTCGAGGTGGTTTAAAATTAGAAAAAGCAATTAACGAGTTTTCTTTAACTGTAGAAAATAAAGTTGCAATTGATATTGGGGCATCTACAGGTGGATTTACAGATTGTATGCTGCAGAATGGAGCAAAAAAGGTATATGCAATAGACGTAGGATATGGGCAGTTAGCGTGGAAGCTAAGAAAAGATGAAAGAGTTATTCCGATTGAAAGAACAAATATTAGATATGCTACAAAAGATACAACAGGTGAGTTAGCAGATTTTATTAGCATAGATGTATCTTTTATATCTTTAAGGCTTGTTTTACCTGTGGCTAAAGAATTATCTAATGAAAATGCAGATATTATAGCACTTATAAAGCCACAGTTCGAAGCAGGGAGAGAAAAAGTTGGAAAAAAAGGAATAGTGAGAGATATAAATGTACATAGAGAAGTAATTTATAGCATTAATGAATTTTGTAGTTCAATAGATTTATCAATCAAGGATTTGACTTATTCACCAATAAGAGGTACTGGAGGTAATATAGAGTATCTAACACATATAGTAAAAAATGACGTTAAAAATAATGATATTGAAAATCTAATTGAAAAAGTAGTAGCTCAATCTCACAAAGAACTTTAA